The following coding sequences lie in one Flavobacterium sediminis genomic window:
- a CDS encoding ATP-binding protein, translated as MMILKFKVSILVVFSFFSVFSQQTKTDSLYHIINTTKNDSTKVAVYNQIVWKYLFSDKKKAKELIDTSEKIALAANEKFGYNSLLGIKGIYYDVNGKSDSAKYFFEKSLEYSRKNKFLVHEGHTLNNLGMYNWNQGNFEKALNYYFESIKLNQKIPEKQRGNIDANYNNIGLIYQEMHLYDKAINYHLKALKLRKQTKYIAAQIASHNNLGICYKELSQMKKAKESFEESIALAKQINPGNEYYTAIEGLASVEYKSGNYQKARDLYLQSLNRPKEVPINSKTKVNLYSSLAKVYIKLKQPGETIRYGELCLNELQLSSENKDYEVEVYKPLAEAYYTIGDIEKGSYYNSKFYEKTTQKFKEESAEFFQELEVKYETEKKEKDLAQEKVKVAERELRIKNKNNLLLISGFIILSILLLSWMFLSQQRFKNKQLQKEKELSEALLKIETNNRLQEQRLAISRDLHDNIGAQLTFIISSIDSLKMFLTNGEEKVIQKLSNISQFTKETITELRDTIWAMNKDEISVEDFKTRISNFIEQAKVSLYGISFEFTCNLPKETSFNSKDGMNIYRIIQESVNNAVKHAKATKIEVIVNKVNQQIEVIIKDNGNGFDVSDNSSGNGLNSIKKRALESNCKIKFESGSTGTIVSLLY; from the coding sequence ATGATGATTTTGAAGTTTAAGGTTTCTATTTTAGTTGTATTTTCTTTTTTTTCTGTTTTTTCCCAGCAAACTAAAACAGATAGTCTGTATCATATAATCAATACTACAAAAAACGATTCGACTAAAGTAGCGGTTTATAACCAAATTGTTTGGAAATACCTTTTTAGCGATAAAAAAAAGGCAAAAGAATTAATTGATACTTCTGAGAAAATTGCACTTGCAGCTAATGAAAAGTTTGGATATAATTCTTTGTTGGGAATAAAAGGTATTTATTACGACGTAAACGGAAAATCAGATTCGGCAAAGTACTTTTTTGAAAAGTCTTTAGAATATAGCAGAAAAAATAAATTTTTAGTGCATGAGGGTCATACACTAAATAATTTAGGAATGTACAACTGGAATCAGGGTAATTTTGAAAAAGCACTCAACTATTATTTTGAATCTATAAAACTGAACCAAAAAATACCGGAAAAGCAAAGAGGAAATATAGATGCTAATTACAACAATATCGGACTAATTTATCAGGAAATGCATTTGTATGACAAAGCAATAAATTATCATTTAAAAGCACTTAAATTACGAAAGCAAACCAAATATATAGCAGCACAAATTGCAAGTCATAATAATTTAGGAATTTGTTATAAAGAGCTTTCTCAAATGAAAAAAGCAAAAGAATCATTTGAAGAATCCATTGCATTAGCCAAACAGATCAATCCCGGTAACGAATATTATACAGCTATCGAAGGTTTGGCCTCTGTTGAATATAAATCGGGAAATTATCAAAAAGCACGTGATTTATATTTACAATCATTAAACCGGCCGAAAGAAGTACCAATTAATTCTAAAACTAAGGTTAATTTATATAGTAGTCTGGCTAAGGTTTATATAAAACTTAAACAACCCGGAGAAACTATTCGCTATGGCGAATTATGTTTAAATGAGCTACAGTTGTCCAGTGAGAATAAAGACTATGAAGTTGAAGTATACAAGCCTTTAGCAGAAGCTTATTATACGATAGGGGATATCGAAAAAGGTTCTTATTACAATTCTAAATTTTACGAAAAAACTACCCAAAAGTTTAAAGAAGAAAGTGCTGAATTTTTCCAGGAGTTAGAAGTGAAATATGAAACAGAGAAAAAAGAAAAAGATTTAGCTCAAGAAAAGGTAAAAGTTGCCGAGCGCGAACTTCGCATAAAAAATAAAAATAACCTATTGCTCATTTCAGGATTTATAATTTTGAGCATTCTTCTTTTATCATGGATGTTTTTAAGCCAACAAAGATTTAAAAACAAACAATTACAAAAAGAAAAAGAACTTTCAGAAGCATTATTGAAAATAGAGACCAATAATAGATTACAAGAACAACGTTTAGCAATTTCCAGAGATTTGCATGACAACATTGGTGCGCAATTAACATTTATAATATCTTCAATCGATAGTTTAAAAATGTTTTTAACGAATGGCGAAGAAAAAGTAATTCAGAAATTATCAAATATCAGCCAATTTACTAAAGAGACAATAACAGAACTTCGGGACACAATCTGGGCTATGAATAAAGATGAGATATCGGTAGAAGACTTTAAAACCCGAATTTCAAACTTTATCGAACAGGCAAAAGTATCCTTATACGGCATTTCATTTGAGTTTACCTGTAATCTCCCCAAAGAAACATCTTTCAATTCTAAAGACGGAATGAATATTTATCGTATTATTCAAGAAAGTGTAAATAATGCAGTTAAACATGCAAAAGCAACAAAAATAGAAGTTATTGTAAACAAAGTAAATCAACAAATAGAAGTTATAATTAAAGACAATGGTAATGGATTTGATGTTTCAGACAATTCTTCTGGAAATGGTTTAAATTCAATTAAAAAAAGAGCTTTAGAAAGTAATTGCAAGATAAAGTTTGAATCCGGTTCTACCGGAACAATCGTTTCGTTACTGTATTAA
- a CDS encoding DUF4230 domain-containing protein, which produces MARNTSTETQIKNIVTPVIQAIFKSGKAIYIIIIAVVFYFGYQYFTQKKEDNVTFNSDLIEKEIKNVGKLIVTEGKFSEVVTYKDQQKYLMDLVSFEKKALIVANANVTIAYDLRQIKYNIDQEKKTITITYVPEPELKINQELQFYDINQSRFNPFGAEDYNKINQKVKEVITKKVEQSTLKSNAENRLLSELSKLLILTNTMGWTLEYNGNIIQKDSDFIKGLTP; this is translated from the coding sequence ATGGCACGAAATACTTCTACCGAAACCCAAATTAAAAATATAGTAACCCCCGTTATTCAGGCTATTTTTAAATCAGGAAAGGCTATTTATATTATTATTATAGCAGTTGTTTTTTATTTTGGGTACCAATATTTCACTCAAAAAAAAGAAGACAACGTAACATTTAATTCCGATTTAATTGAAAAAGAAATTAAGAATGTCGGTAAACTAATAGTAACAGAAGGGAAATTTTCTGAAGTAGTCACTTATAAAGATCAGCAGAAATATTTAATGGATTTGGTTTCTTTTGAAAAAAAAGCTTTGATTGTAGCCAATGCCAATGTTACCATTGCTTATGACTTACGTCAGATAAAATATAACATTGATCAGGAAAAGAAAACCATAACCATAACCTATGTTCCTGAACCGGAACTCAAGATCAATCAGGAACTACAATTCTATGATATTAATCAAAGTCGTTTCAACCCTTTCGGGGCAGAAGATTATAATAAGATCAATCAAAAAGTAAAAGAAGTCATTACAAAGAAAGTTGAACAATCAACGTTAAAGTCGAATGCCGAAAATCGTTTGCTGAGTGAACTTTCTAAACTTTTGATCCTAACCAATACAATGGGGTGGACGTTAGAATACAACGGAAATATCATTCAGAAAGATTCAGATTTTATTAAAGGGCTGACTCCCTGA
- a CDS encoding OmpA family protein, with translation MKKITLVFFILLTITIQSQTVVFHDSFKDDKNKWVTTSDNFKAYIKRDALVIENIDNEKTKWLLYNLSSFDFNPDQVDFDLEVNIKVTDFKKENATYGLVWSGYNDNSYYDVFRVTPDKQLQLYQYLNGTFDYYSAWKSYPFINGKNKNNYFKVEKRANLIFVYLNGNLVHRSGERDYYGSKIGFILDANMTIVVDEVKVTRFPIEIDVVDSFDPNVKIEKLPEFISSKEYEETNPVISADGQYLYVDRKDCDLNLGGNKDDIWYSVKDEQGNWTALKNMGKPLNNEDYNFVISSSPDNNMLLLGNRYTEDGKAAGSGVSVSRKTAAGWEIPKSMTIKDYANVNMYVGYFLANDNKHLIMSVERKDQGLGKKDLYVSFLEGENLWSKPVHLGNVVNTFEDETNPFLASDGKTLYFASRGHKGYGGYDLFVTKRLDDTWQNWSPPKNLGNVINSKKTELSIFLSAKGDKAYLSRSRDIWEIDNSVKQDPVVLVKGKVFDAKTNEILSTTIVYNNLVTDKELGTAISDPTNGSYSIVLPFGEKYSFMAQKEGYFAVTQNVDLSDLKEYKEITVNLYLNPIEKGQTIRLNNIFFDSGKYDLLPESNAELDRLYKVLRENQKLTIEIAGHTDAVGSDTNNMTLSNKRANAVMNYLTAKGIAKDRLTAKGYGETKFIVTNETEEGKQQNRRVEFVIIEL, from the coding sequence ATGAAAAAAATTACTCTTGTCTTTTTTATATTGTTGACAATAACAATACAATCTCAAACAGTTGTTTTTCATGATTCTTTTAAAGACGACAAAAACAAATGGGTTACCACTAGCGATAATTTTAAAGCGTACATAAAAAGAGACGCATTAGTTATCGAAAATATAGATAATGAAAAAACGAAATGGCTACTCTATAATCTATCTTCATTTGATTTTAATCCCGATCAAGTTGATTTTGACCTTGAGGTAAATATCAAAGTAACCGATTTTAAAAAAGAAAATGCTACTTACGGTCTCGTGTGGTCCGGTTATAACGACAATTCGTACTATGACGTTTTTAGAGTTACTCCTGATAAGCAACTACAATTGTATCAATATCTAAACGGAACATTCGATTATTATTCAGCTTGGAAATCATATCCGTTTATTAACGGTAAAAACAAGAACAATTATTTTAAAGTTGAAAAAAGAGCAAATCTGATCTTTGTGTATTTGAATGGAAATTTAGTACATCGGTCAGGAGAACGTGATTATTATGGCTCAAAGATCGGATTCATTTTAGATGCTAATATGACCATTGTAGTAGATGAGGTAAAAGTTACCCGGTTTCCAATTGAAATAGATGTAGTTGATTCGTTTGATCCCAATGTAAAAATAGAAAAACTTCCTGAGTTTATTTCGTCAAAAGAATACGAAGAAACGAATCCTGTTATTTCTGCAGACGGACAATACTTATATGTAGACAGGAAAGATTGTGATTTGAACCTTGGTGGAAATAAAGACGATATTTGGTATTCCGTAAAAGACGAACAGGGAAATTGGACAGCGCTTAAAAATATGGGAAAACCACTAAATAATGAAGATTATAATTTTGTAATCTCTTCTTCACCTGATAACAACATGCTCTTGTTAGGAAATCGGTATACCGAAGACGGCAAAGCTGCCGGTTCAGGAGTTTCGGTTTCAAGGAAGACCGCTGCAGGTTGGGAAATACCGAAATCGATGACCATAAAAGACTATGCCAATGTTAACATGTATGTAGGTTATTTTTTAGCTAATGATAACAAGCATTTGATAATGTCTGTGGAAAGAAAAGATCAGGGATTAGGAAAAAAGGATCTATATGTTAGTTTTTTAGAAGGAGAAAATTTATGGTCAAAACCGGTACATTTAGGAAACGTAGTTAACACTTTTGAAGACGAAACGAACCCTTTTTTAGCTTCCGACGGAAAAACATTGTATTTTGCTTCAAGAGGACATAAAGGCTATGGAGGTTATGATTTATTTGTAACGAAACGCCTGGATGATACCTGGCAAAATTGGTCACCGCCAAAAAATTTGGGAAATGTTATTAATTCCAAAAAAACAGAGTTAAGTATATTTTTATCCGCAAAAGGAGACAAAGCATATTTGTCACGTTCAAGGGATATTTGGGAAATTGACAATTCTGTAAAACAAGATCCTGTAGTTCTCGTAAAAGGGAAAGTGTTTGATGCCAAGACAAATGAAATACTTTCGACAACTATAGTTTACAATAATTTAGTAACCGATAAAGAGCTTGGAACTGCAATTTCAGATCCTACAAACGGAAGTTACAGCATTGTATTGCCATTTGGCGAAAAGTATAGTTTTATGGCACAAAAAGAAGGATATTTTGCGGTAACACAAAACGTAGATTTGTCCGATTTAAAAGAATATAAAGAGATTACAGTCAATTTATATCTGAACCCGATAGAAAAAGGACAAACCATACGCTTAAACAATATTTTCTTTGATTCCGGAAAATATGATTTGTTACCGGAGTCTAATGCCGAATTGGATAGATTGTACAAAGTATTACGAGAAAATCAAAAGCTTACTATTGAAATAGCAGGTCATACAGATGCAGTAGGTTCAGATACAAATAACATGACACTTTCTAATAAGAGAGCTAATGCCGTTATGAACTATCTGACAGCCAAAGGAATTGCAAAAGATCGATTAACGGCAAAGGGATATGGTGAAACCAAGTTTATTGTAACCAATGAAACCGAAGAAGGGAAACAACAGAATAGGAGAGTGGAATTTGTAATTATTGAATTGTAA
- a CDS encoding tetratricopeptide repeat-containing sensor histidine kinase, with the protein MKFNFYLSFLIQLAYCQMFFAQSSAIREIDSINNRPFNKKIENLFDSEKVFKNNLAKAQANNYQIGIAESYENLGLIYYYQGKYELSHKYNVLAIKSFQSQKKWNKVAKVYGEFGYQMKRRNLPEAIGYMQKGIKLAERLKNDSELKILYDNYGVLKEMKLEYDSAFYFYNKSLKIKEIQKDSIGIPYSLNKIGLLHLTEKRFNEAKRNFDKAYKIRLNIDDKIGIAESLNFFGTYYYEIKDLDKSIQYFKKAIGYSKKHKYTYLTQDNLQRISDAYELNNNYKAALDNFKKYVVYKDSLAGIEIRIKQAELDTKFITEEKERQILLQRAQLAEKNMYIIIVLALLLISVLLGYFIYNKQKLKNIQLQKENQLRDALLKIETQNKLQEQRLQISRDLHDNIGAQLTFIISSIDNLKYALRNQNPKVDEKLTNISSFTKETIIELRDTIWAMNKEEITVEDLETRISNFIENAKISLSGIRFNFISNLKATELTPFYSRDGMNIYRIIQESVNNAIKHAKASKIEVSIQKINNQIIVTIEDNGNGFSVLETEKGNGLNSVHKRAAELNAKINLVSNENGTTIKIYLNA; encoded by the coding sequence ATGAAGTTTAATTTTTATTTGTCTTTTTTGATACAATTGGCATATTGCCAGATGTTTTTTGCACAAAGTTCAGCCATTAGAGAGATTGATTCTATAAATAATAGACCTTTCAATAAGAAGATTGAAAACCTTTTTGATTCCGAAAAAGTCTTTAAAAATAATTTAGCCAAAGCACAAGCAAACAATTATCAGATCGGTATTGCTGAAAGTTATGAGAACCTGGGTTTAATATATTATTACCAAGGGAAATACGAATTAAGTCATAAATACAATGTGTTGGCAATTAAGTCTTTTCAAAGTCAAAAAAAATGGAATAAAGTAGCTAAAGTTTACGGCGAGTTCGGATACCAGATGAAACGAAGAAATTTGCCGGAAGCAATAGGTTATATGCAAAAAGGAATAAAATTAGCAGAAAGATTAAAAAATGATTCAGAATTAAAAATATTGTATGACAATTATGGCGTGCTGAAAGAAATGAAGCTGGAATACGATAGCGCTTTTTATTTTTACAACAAATCATTAAAAATTAAAGAAATACAGAAAGATAGTATCGGAATTCCTTATAGTCTTAATAAAATCGGATTGTTACATTTGACAGAAAAGAGATTTAATGAAGCAAAAAGAAATTTTGATAAAGCCTATAAAATCAGGCTTAATATTGACGATAAAATAGGAATTGCAGAAAGTCTGAATTTCTTTGGAACCTATTATTATGAGATTAAAGATTTGGATAAATCGATACAATATTTTAAGAAGGCAATTGGATATAGTAAAAAACATAAGTATACTTATCTGACACAAGATAATTTACAAAGAATATCTGATGCTTATGAATTGAATAATAACTATAAAGCGGCATTAGATAATTTTAAAAAATATGTAGTGTATAAAGATAGTCTGGCCGGTATTGAGATACGAATAAAGCAAGCTGAACTTGACACAAAATTTATTACAGAAGAAAAAGAACGCCAAATACTTTTACAGCGTGCACAGTTAGCCGAAAAAAACATGTACATCATTATTGTTTTAGCATTGTTATTAATTTCGGTTTTGTTAGGCTACTTTATTTATAACAAGCAGAAATTAAAAAACATTCAATTACAAAAAGAAAACCAGTTAAGAGATGCGTTATTAAAAATTGAAACACAAAATAAATTACAAGAGCAACGTCTTCAAATTTCAAGAGACTTGCACGATAACATAGGGGCACAATTAACTTTTATTATCTCATCTATCGATAATTTAAAATATGCTTTAAGAAACCAAAATCCGAAAGTAGATGAAAAGTTAACGAATATTAGTTCCTTTACCAAAGAAACAATTATTGAATTGCGCGATACTATATGGGCTATGAACAAAGAAGAAATTACAGTTGAAGATTTAGAAACACGCATTTCAAATTTTATAGAGAATGCTAAAATTTCTTTAAGTGGTATCCGGTTTAATTTTATAAGTAATTTAAAAGCAACAGAGTTAACACCATTTTATTCGCGTGACGGAATGAATATTTATCGCATTATTCAAGAAAGTGTAAATAATGCGATAAAACATGCAAAGGCTTCTAAAATTGAAGTTTCAATACAGAAAATTAACAATCAAATTATAGTTACAATAGAGGATAATGGCAATGGCTTTAGCGTTTTAGAAACGGAAAAAGGAAACGGATTAAATTCTGTTCATAAAAGAGCTGCTGAACTAAATGCAAAAATAAATTTGGTATCAAATGAGAACGGAACCACTATAAAGATTTATCTGAATGCATAA
- a CDS encoding aromatic amino acid hydroxylase, with protein sequence MNTAFESNPLIDRLPAHLKQFIKPQNYEEYTPINQAVWRYVMRKNVDYLSKVAHESYLEGLQKTGIDIESIPSMYGMNRILKEIGWAAVAVDGFIPPNAFMEFQAYNVLVIASDIRQLEHIEYTPAPDIIHEGAGHAPIIANPEYAEYLRRFGEIGCKAISSARDYEMYEAIRLLSILKEAEDTPEEEIKAAEDRVDYLQNNMGELSEMARIRNLHWWTVEYGLIGTVEDPKIYGAGLLSSIGESAWCMTDAVKKIPYTIEAADQSFDITKPQPQLYVTPDFAHLSMVLEEFANKMALRTGGLSGIKKLIDSKALGTIELSTGLQISGVFTHVLEDEGKPVYIQTTGKTALAYREKELVGHGTAYHAEGFGSPIGKLKGINLAIEDMSPRDLSAYDIYEGEQVTLEFEGNIKVTGEIITGTRNIQGKILLIKFKNCTVTQGDTVLFQPEWGIYDMAVGKKVIASFSGPADVTSFDMVNHVPSTQTIKQKKSPEREELENLYKNVRLIREGKPAEITLKEAFGAVSGNHPNDWLLSVEILELAHQNHNDDLSLKVKNHLENVKQHRPEVAHLIDNGINLILEKEHASS encoded by the coding sequence ATGAATACCGCTTTTGAAAGTAATCCTTTGATTGACAGGCTTCCTGCTCATCTTAAACAGTTTATAAAACCTCAAAATTATGAGGAATACACTCCTATAAATCAAGCCGTTTGGCGCTATGTCATGCGAAAAAATGTTGACTATCTGTCAAAAGTAGCGCATGAATCGTATTTAGAAGGACTTCAAAAAACAGGGATTGATATCGAATCTATTCCCAGCATGTATGGCATGAACCGTATCTTAAAAGAAATCGGTTGGGCCGCAGTTGCTGTTGATGGTTTCATTCCGCCAAATGCTTTTATGGAATTTCAGGCTTATAATGTTTTAGTTATAGCTTCTGACATTCGTCAATTAGAACATATTGAATACACCCCTGCTCCGGATATTATTCATGAAGGAGCCGGTCATGCGCCTATTATAGCCAATCCTGAATATGCCGAATATTTACGTCGCTTCGGAGAAATAGGCTGTAAAGCTATTTCATCGGCCAGAGATTACGAAATGTATGAAGCCATTCGCTTACTTTCAATCTTAAAAGAAGCCGAAGATACACCGGAAGAAGAAATCAAAGCGGCTGAAGATCGCGTAGATTATCTACAAAATAATATGGGGGAATTGTCTGAAATGGCGCGCATTCGTAATTTACACTGGTGGACTGTTGAATACGGATTGATCGGAACCGTTGAAGACCCCAAAATTTACGGTGCCGGGCTGTTGTCATCCATCGGCGAAAGCGCATGGTGTATGACAGACGCCGTTAAAAAGATTCCTTATACTATTGAAGCGGCCGATCAAAGTTTTGATATCACCAAACCGCAACCGCAATTGTATGTAACACCTGATTTTGCTCATCTAAGTATGGTCTTAGAAGAGTTTGCTAATAAAATGGCGTTGCGCACCGGAGGGCTTTCGGGTATTAAAAAATTAATTGACTCTAAAGCTTTAGGGACAATTGAATTAAGTACCGGATTACAAATATCAGGTGTTTTTACCCATGTTTTAGAAGATGAAGGCAAACCGGTTTATATTCAAACTACCGGAAAAACAGCTTTGGCTTATCGCGAAAAAGAATTAGTAGGTCACGGAACAGCATATCATGCAGAAGGTTTTGGCTCTCCGATTGGTAAACTTAAAGGAATCAATCTGGCAATTGAAGATATGAGTCCGCGCGATCTGAGTGCTTATGACATTTATGAAGGTGAGCAAGTAACTTTAGAATTTGAAGGTAATATTAAAGTAACCGGAGAAATCATTACCGGAACGCGAAATATTCAAGGCAAAATTTTATTGATAAAATTCAAAAATTGTACGGTAACCCAAGGTGATACTGTATTGTTTCAACCTGAATGGGGTATTTATGATATGGCGGTAGGAAAAAAAGTAATTGCTTCTTTTTCCGGTCCTGCTGACGTTACGAGTTTTGATATGGTGAATCATGTCCCTTCAACTCAAACGATCAAACAGAAAAAATCGCCGGAACGTGAGGAATTAGAAAATTTATACAAAAATGTTCGCTTAATTCGAGAAGGAAAACCAGCCGAAATTACGTTAAAAGAAGCTTTCGGAGCGGTTTCCGGAAATCATCCGAATGATTGGCTGTTATCTGTAGAGATCTTAGAATTAGCGCACCAAAATCATAATGACGATTTGAGTTTGAAAGTAAAAAATCACTTAGAAAATGTAAAACAACATCGCCCGGAAGTAGCTCATTTAATAGACAATGGTATTAACTTAATCCTAGAAAAGGAACATGCATCATCGTAA
- a CDS encoding DUF6498-containing protein: MKLTHFFTKENQSVWLMALFYLLLLLTEKISATEMVILYAVETVIISAFHVLKMFVLTFKKGNSKEEKGMGVFFTFFFIIHYGFFVFLQTSFFFLFLSFADDRITDSFGLQNINTILGLEGIKIGLVFLIITNFLKFWFNFYKSDYYKGLRVELYMFQPYIRIIIQQIVAILPGFFIIFGKSGIAVAIVLIVVRTIIDVAIDKAKNNEHFFNKVLHKFIINLDEEDVEKKEQAVSFLKMIIKE; encoded by the coding sequence ATGAAATTGACGCATTTTTTTACAAAAGAAAACCAGTCCGTTTGGTTAATGGCATTGTTCTACTTGCTGTTGTTGCTAACAGAGAAAATCAGTGCAACCGAAATGGTGATTTTATATGCAGTGGAAACCGTCATTATAAGTGCTTTTCATGTATTAAAGATGTTTGTATTGACATTCAAAAAAGGAAACTCTAAAGAAGAAAAAGGGATGGGAGTGTTTTTTACATTCTTTTTCATTATTCATTATGGGTTCTTTGTATTCTTGCAAACATCCTTTTTCTTCCTTTTTCTCTCTTTTGCAGATGATCGTATTACCGATTCATTCGGGCTGCAAAATATTAATACCATATTAGGCTTAGAAGGAATTAAAATTGGTTTAGTCTTTTTGATTATAACCAATTTTTTAAAGTTTTGGTTTAATTTTTATAAATCTGATTATTATAAAGGCTTAAGAGTTGAGTTGTATATGTTTCAGCCTTATATTAGGATCATCATTCAACAAATTGTAGCTATTTTACCGGGCTTTTTCATTATTTTCGGGAAATCCGGTATTGCGGTAGCGATTGTATTAATCGTTGTCAGAACAATAATAGATGTAGCTATAGATAAAGCCAAAAATAACGAACATTTTTTCAATAAAGTACTTCATAAATTTATTATTAATTTAGACGAAGAAGATGTAGAGAAAAAAGAACAAGCCGTTTCATTTTTAAAAATGATCATAAAAGAATAA
- a CDS encoding response regulator, producing the protein MQNIRLAIIDDNSFLINAIKEKLSFFNDIQIKYTANNGQEIIEKLAKDKNLEVLLMDIEMPMMNGIEATLEIKQRYPQIKIIMLTVFDNDENIFNAIKAGADGYLLKEVDPNSLYQGIQETLSGGAAMTPSIALKTLKLLRNPINLEEDQTESEEIKLSSREIDVLEQLSKGLSYTVIAENLFLSPSTVRKHIENIYSKLQVHSKLEAVQKAKKNNLI; encoded by the coding sequence ATGCAAAATATCCGATTAGCAATTATAGATGATAATAGTTTTTTGATTAATGCCATTAAAGAAAAATTATCTTTTTTTAATGATATCCAAATAAAATATACAGCTAATAACGGTCAGGAGATAATAGAAAAATTAGCGAAAGACAAAAATCTTGAAGTATTGTTAATGGATATTGAAATGCCGATGATGAACGGAATTGAAGCAACCCTTGAGATTAAACAGCGCTATCCTCAGATCAAAATCATTATGCTGACGGTTTTCGATAATGATGAAAATATATTTAATGCTATTAAGGCGGGTGCCGATGGTTATTTGTTAAAAGAAGTAGATCCCAATTCACTCTATCAGGGAATTCAGGAAACCTTATCAGGCGGAGCCGCTATGACGCCGTCAATTGCTTTAAAAACATTAAAACTGCTCCGAAATCCTATAAATCTTGAAGAAGACCAGACAGAATCAGAAGAAATAAAATTATCATCACGAGAGATAGACGTTTTAGAACAGTTAAGTAAAGGACTGAGCTATACGGTAATCGCGGAGAATTTATTTTTGTCGCCCTCAACAGTCCGTAAGCATATCGAAAATATTTATTCAAAATTACAAGTCCATTCAAAACTGGAAGCAGTACAAAAGGCTAAAAAGAATAACTTAATTTAA
- a CDS encoding rhodanese-like domain-containing protein, whose protein sequence is MGILDVLGFGNKANEVQEYVQKGAVILDVRTPEEFAEGHIKGSKNIALQVLNGKISEIKKWNKPIIACCRSGMRSAQATSILKQNGIDCINGGGWTSLESKL, encoded by the coding sequence ATGGGTATTTTAGATGTTTTAGGCTTTGGCAATAAAGCTAATGAAGTTCAAGAATACGTACAAAAAGGTGCTGTAATTCTTGATGTAAGAACTCCTGAAGAATTTGCAGAAGGACACATTAAAGGTTCAAAAAATATTGCGCTTCAAGTTTTAAACGGTAAAATTTCAGAAATTAAAAAATGGAACAAACCGATTATTGCTTGTTGCAGAAGTGGTATGAGAAGTGCTCAGGCTACTTCTATTCTGAAGCAAAACGGAATTGATTGCATTAACGGTGGTGGCTGGACATCACTGGAAAGCAAACTTTAA